The Rosa chinensis cultivar Old Blush chromosome 7, RchiOBHm-V2, whole genome shotgun sequence DNA segment TGGTAAATCACGTACATTTAACCGAAAGAGTTTAACCCAAGATGCAGGCACCCCATACTCTTTCATCGCCCAAAATTCACTATACTCATCAATATCCTGAAACATCACACAAAGACATCCTCCTACGAGAACCGGAGTTGTTATTCGAATCCTCTCCATGTCATCTTCGCTGTGGCTAAGAACAGGCAATGGCATTTCCCGAAACTGCTCATTTGCCAAATCAAAAGCATAGACAGGTCGCTGGAAAGTCTCAGGATTGCGAAAACTGGCCCAATGAATTGCTCCATTTGAATAAGTCCCCAATGCTGTAGACCAGATGGGGGATGGCAACAAGTCAGGAGCTTTAACAACTTTCCAACAGTTGGCTCCGACTGAAAACACATGTACTTCCATAAGACCACCAGCATCGAGTATCAGAACAAGTTTATAGTCGTCGGAGGGCAACACTTGACCAAAACCATAAAATGATATCATCCCAATCTGACAATTTGGACTAGGTATTTTGCGGACGAATCCAGTGGATGCGTTCCAGATTACCAACATgtcagaaaaatcagaatacAGTTTGCCTAGAAGTTCCTCATCATAGAGATAGAGCTTGCCTAAAACTACCAAACCATTGCAGGAGCCCATAAATACAATGTCGCTATTCGGCTCGGATGGGAAGGTGAGATTTTTGACCGAAAAGTTATCGTCTAAGGACTGAAATGGAGAGGGTAACATAGTAGGGGTTGTTCCGAGTGTACCTTCTGAAATCAAGATAGGGTAAGGGTGGATGGCAATGAGGACATTTCGACGGAGCTGAGATGCTGCTAGTCGGAAATGGGAGTTGGCAAATTGGGGGTCAGAAATGATAAGAGAACGCCAGCGTTTAGAGACACAAGTGAAGCGGATCAAGGACTTGAATGGCAACCGACAGAGAATGTTGAGCACAACATGTTCGGGGAGGCCGACATCAAGCTGCTCCTCCTTCGTCAACATTGCCAAGTAGACCTTCAATCGAAACACCCAGAGAAACAACTGTTGATGATAAAAGTTAGCGAGATGGAGACGGCTGTGGTGGGAAAGACCTCCAAGACTCGAAAGAGTGTTGAAATGAGTTTTAGGTCCTGCATTCGAGGTTTAAAGAACCAAGATGATGATtcgggtttgggcttggatATTGATATGTTTCTCTTTGGGCCGGT contains these protein-coding regions:
- the LOC112178076 gene encoding F-box/kelch-repeat protein At3g06240; the protein is MLTKEEQLDVGLPEHVVLNILCRLPFKSLIRFTCVSKRWRSLIISDPQFANSHFRLAASQLRRNVLIAIHPYPILISEGTLGTTPTMLPSPFQSLDDNFSVKNLTFPSEPNSDIVFMGSCNGLVVLGKLYLYDEELLGKLYSDFSDMLVIWNASTGFVRKIPSPNCQIGMISFYGFGQVLPSDDYKLVLILDAGGLMEVHVFSVGANCWKVVKAPDLLPSPIWSTALGTYSNGAIHWASFRNPETFQRPVYAFDLANEQFREMPLPVLSHSEDDMERIRITTPVLVGGCLCVMFQDIDEYSEFWAMKEYGVPASWVKLFRLNVRDLPDMLAPFFRRYYWNPIFIAEDGTFLFQMNKKEELVRIKCYKEEKPVCTGQYSREEVPGCRCAIDAILYDETLVWIPE